Proteins encoded by one window of Methylovirgula ligni:
- a CDS encoding FAD-dependent oxidoreductase, with product MTLREVDHLLVGGGVASAVAAETLRLEGAGSILILSSEGLPPYYRPPLSKQFLLGTRDETQILVRPKSFYIEQAIELGLNTEVIAVDPIEQIVTTETREQIHYQRLLIATGGKPKTLSVPGITLPGVHQLRTKNDCDEIRGTIAAGAKHAIVLGASFLGMEIAMSLADLGLQVTVIELGDQVLPHLEAPVVSEYFQRHAQDRGVAFLLHDTVAAAHGQDRVREVETISGRRLACDLLIVSIGVEPTTNFLKSSGIVLNDGLVVVDDLLRTSAANVFAAGDVTSFYDPVFMRHRHIEHLDNAVKQGSLAAKNMLGRRLRSDTVSYFFCDIGDLSFNVLGAPEEADDQIARGALEASSFALFYLKNDVQRALLSIGRPTEETRAAEGLIRYRVNLRGIKERLGDTTFLLDQIPTQTVLILQGGGALGAFECGVVKALEEEQVFPDIIAGISIGALNGAIVAAHPRHATEALESFWTDLSVKSISTPLQEAGRAATSMEILMFGVPNFFRPRWMSSFFNPMTTPSNWISYYDTAPMRKLISQYVDFPALKSSPVRLLVGAVNVTSGELQIFDSYVDDLTADHIIASGSLPPGFPWTIIDGKAYWDGGIISNSPLDLVIDRCGPDGKRVFIVDLFAGQRPLPTNLMEVMARRDEIVYSERIRSDLKHRETVAAYRALIDAILTYVEPTSVAKIKQRPLYIELMGDGAAMKITRFERAGVAGEPSSRDYDFSDTSIRLNQSEGFELVKKTLQGG from the coding sequence ATGACATTACGGGAAGTTGATCATCTCCTTGTCGGTGGCGGTGTTGCGAGTGCCGTCGCTGCTGAAACACTCCGGCTCGAAGGGGCCGGCTCCATTCTAATTTTGTCCTCTGAGGGCTTGCCTCCCTATTACAGGCCGCCGCTCTCCAAGCAATTTCTGCTTGGCACACGCGATGAAACGCAAATTCTCGTCCGTCCCAAAAGCTTCTACATTGAGCAGGCGATAGAGCTTGGGCTGAACACTGAGGTGATTGCAGTCGATCCTATCGAACAGATAGTGACGACAGAGACGCGGGAGCAGATTCACTATCAAAGGCTCCTGATCGCGACAGGCGGCAAGCCGAAAACTTTATCTGTTCCCGGCATCACGCTCCCCGGTGTCCATCAACTGCGCACTAAGAACGATTGCGATGAGATCCGCGGCACGATCGCGGCCGGCGCAAAACATGCCATCGTGCTCGGTGCGAGCTTCCTCGGCATGGAAATCGCCATGTCTCTCGCCGATCTGGGCCTGCAAGTTACGGTTATCGAGCTTGGCGACCAAGTCCTCCCGCACCTCGAAGCCCCAGTCGTATCCGAATATTTCCAGCGGCATGCCCAGGATAGAGGGGTTGCGTTTCTGCTTCACGACACCGTTGCTGCGGCGCATGGCCAAGACAGAGTTCGCGAGGTTGAGACGATATCCGGCCGTCGGCTGGCATGCGATCTCCTGATTGTGAGCATCGGCGTTGAGCCCACGACAAATTTCCTCAAGAGCAGCGGGATCGTGCTGAACGACGGACTCGTTGTTGTCGATGACTTACTACGGACAAGCGCAGCGAATGTCTTCGCCGCCGGAGACGTCACAAGCTTTTATGATCCGGTATTCATGAGACACCGCCATATCGAGCATTTGGATAACGCGGTCAAGCAAGGGTCACTCGCGGCTAAAAATATGCTTGGGCGTAGATTACGATCCGACACCGTATCCTATTTCTTCTGTGATATCGGCGACCTCAGTTTCAACGTCCTCGGTGCGCCCGAGGAGGCCGATGATCAGATCGCGAGGGGAGCGCTCGAAGCGAGTTCTTTTGCTTTGTTCTATCTCAAGAATGACGTGCAGCGCGCTTTGTTGTCGATTGGCCGTCCCACCGAGGAAACCCGCGCGGCCGAGGGTCTCATTCGTTACCGCGTCAATCTGCGCGGGATAAAGGAGAGACTGGGAGATACGACTTTTCTTCTCGATCAAATTCCCACTCAGACTGTACTAATTCTGCAGGGCGGCGGTGCGCTCGGAGCCTTCGAATGCGGTGTCGTAAAGGCGTTGGAGGAAGAACAGGTTTTCCCGGATATTATTGCGGGAATCTCGATAGGAGCCCTGAACGGCGCGATCGTCGCTGCTCATCCGCGCCACGCAACAGAGGCCCTCGAATCTTTTTGGACCGACCTCTCGGTCAAGTCGATTTCGACCCCTTTGCAGGAAGCAGGCCGCGCGGCTACCTCGATGGAGATCCTGATGTTCGGGGTGCCAAATTTTTTTAGGCCGCGGTGGATGTCGTCCTTCTTCAACCCCATGACAACGCCATCAAACTGGATCAGCTATTACGACACGGCACCGATGAGGAAGCTGATTTCTCAATATGTCGACTTCCCGGCACTCAAGTCGAGCCCGGTACGCCTGCTGGTTGGCGCAGTCAACGTGACGAGCGGGGAGCTCCAAATCTTCGACAGCTACGTCGACGACTTGACAGCGGATCATATTATCGCCAGCGGCAGCCTGCCGCCGGGATTTCCATGGACAATTATCGATGGCAAAGCCTACTGGGACGGCGGAATTATCAGCAATTCGCCGCTTGATCTGGTCATTGATCGCTGCGGTCCGGACGGCAAGCGCGTCTTTATCGTCGACCTTTTTGCGGGGCAAAGGCCACTGCCCACGAACCTGATGGAAGTAATGGCCAGGCGCGATGAGATTGTCTATTCCGAGCGCATTCGCAGCGATCTAAAGCACCGGGAAACAGTCGCCGCGTATCGAGCGTTGATCGACGCTATTTTGACCTATGTCGAACCGACCTCCGTCGCAAAGATCAAACAACGTCCACTTTACATCGAGTTGATGGGTGACGGGGCCGCGATGAAGATCACGCGCTTTGAGCGCGCGGGTGTGGCGGGGGAACCATCTTCGCGGGACTACGACTTTTCGGATACGTCGATACGGCTCAACCAATCGGAGGGTTTTGAGCTCGTCAAGAAGACGCTCCAAGGTGGATAA